Proteins from a genomic interval of Triplophysa dalaica isolate WHDGS20190420 chromosome 21, ASM1584641v1, whole genome shotgun sequence:
- the sp2 gene encoding transcription factor Sp2 isoform X2, with protein sequence MAATVAVSPSEYLQPSNNTSQDSQPSPLALLAATCSKIGPPAAQAPVSTPPAQPTTRRLHPIKPAPIAPAPPKNLGFLSAKGNVIQLPAGLGSSGASPIVFTIQSPSRPAGTSTANIQYQMIPQFQGSQTIQMVPQGGQIQIIPGTNQAIITSPMTVQASTPAPPPLAPAPVPQQKTVAIKPSSQKRRQNNANINTNVVRLPSGLTLPLNVATSDVGGAHVVTETAAAPVKGKRGRKRQLAVAPPTHVPQPASPSPVAEQVEALVIETTADNIIQAGNNLLIVQSPGGNQPAMVQQVQYVQQKSDQQVVQIPSQALKVVQAASATLPPVPHKPTVTPSMHMSSQEPTQVLIKTASGEWQAVQIQETTVTTPTTPTSNPIPAVVSKKAQTGTRKERMLPKIAPAGGGLITLNAAQLASAAQAVQTININGVQVQGVPVTITNAGGQQHLTVQTVPGGGLQLGSVQTQTMQVEPTQTLALELQSQPGEKKRRMACTCPNCKDAEKRPGEVGKRKHICHIAGCEKTFRKTSLLRAHVRLHTGERPFVCSWVFCGKRFTRSDELQRHARTHTGDKRFECNKCQKRFMRSDHLTKHYKTHINTKNM encoded by the exons ATGGCCGCCACTGTCGCAGTCAGCCCAAGTGAATATCTTCAGCCCTCCAACAACACTTCTCAA GATTCTCAGCCCTCCCCACTGGCTCTTCTGGCAGCTACTTGCAGTAAAATTGGGCCCCCCGCTGCTCAAGCCCCCGTCAGCACACCACCGGCTCAGCCAACCACACGCCGTCTGCACCCCATCAAGCCCGCCCCTATTGCTCCGGCTCCACCCAAAAACCTTGGGTTCCTCTCTGCAAAAGGGAATGTTATCCAGCTGCCTGCAGGCCTTGGGTCCTCAGGAGCCAGCCCCATTGTTTTTACTATTCAAAGTCCTTCACGTCCAGCAGGCACATCCACTGCCAACATCCAGTACCAAATGATCCCTCAGTTCCAGGGGTCTCAGACCATTCAGATGGTGCCTCAGGGAGGACAGATCCAGATCATCCCCGGAACCAACCAGGCTATTATTACGTCACCTATGACCGTTCAGGCTTCCACACCTGCCCCGCCACCTTTGGCACCAGCACCGGTTCCCCAGCAGAAGACTGTAGCGATCAAGCCATCCTCGCAAAAGCGTCGGCAAAATAATGCCAATATAAATACCAACGTTGTACGACTTCCTAGCGGACTCACGCTGCCGCTCAATGTTGCCACGAGTGATGTGGGAGGAGCTCATGTTGTTACAGAGACTGCAGCGGCACCAGTGAAGGGCAAGAGGGGGAGGAAGAGACAATTGGCTGTGGCCCCGCCCACCCATGTCCCTCAACCAGCATCGCCGTCACCTGTGGCTGAGCAGGTTGAAGCGTTGGTAATAGAGACCACAGCTGACAATATAATTCAG GCAGGGAACAATCTCCTGATCGTACAGAGTCCAGGAGGGAATCAGCCTGCTATGGTGCAGCAGGTTCAGTATGTTCAGCAGAAATCGGATCAACAGGTTGTTCAGATTCCTTCACAGGCTCTAAAAGTGGTACAGGCTGCTTCTGCAACACTTCCCCCTGTACCACATAAACCCACCGTCACACCCAGTATGCATATGTCCTCCCAAGAACCCACACAG GTGCTAATTAAAACAGCCTCGGGTGAGTGGCAGGCTGTACAGATCCAGGAGACGACGGTTACCACGCCGACCACACCCACCAGCAACCCCATACCTGCAGTGGTCTCGAAGAAGGCTCAAACAGGGACACGGAAAGAGAGAATGCTCCCTAAGATTGCCCCGGCTGGAGGAGGTCTTATAACATTGAATGCAGCTCAGCTAGCTTCTGCTGCTCAGGCTGTTCAGACCATTAATATTAATGGTGTCCAGGTGCAGGGTGTTCCTGTGACTATCACCAACGCTGGGG GCCAGCAGCATCTGACAGTGCAGACAGTTCCAGGTGGTGGTCTACAGCTGGGAAGTGTTCAGACACAAACAATGCAGGTAGAGCCAACACAGACACTCGCACTGGAACTGCAGAGTCAGCCAGGGGAGAAGAAACGGCGCATGGCCTGCACCTGCCCAAACTGCAAAGATGCAGAAAAGAG GCCAGGGGAGGTGGGGAAGAGAAAACACATCTGCCACATTGCAGGCTGTGAAAAGACCTTCCGAAAGACCTCCCTGCTCCGAGCTCATGTCCGTCTTCACACGGGAGAAAGACCCTTCGTGTGCAGCTGGGTTTTTTGCGGAAAACGATTCACACGCAGCGATGAACTGCAGCGACACGCTAGGACACACACGG GAGACAAACGATTTGAGTGCAATAAGTGTCAGAAACGTTTCATGCGGAGTGACCACCTCACGAAGCATTACAAAACGCACATCAACACAAAGAACATGTGA
- the sp2 gene encoding transcription factor Sp2 isoform X1 — translation MSDQKDSMAATVAVSPSEYLQPSNNTSQDSQPSPLALLAATCSKIGPPAAQAPVSTPPAQPTTRRLHPIKPAPIAPAPPKNLGFLSAKGNVIQLPAGLGSSGASPIVFTIQSPSRPAGTSTANIQYQMIPQFQGSQTIQMVPQGGQIQIIPGTNQAIITSPMTVQASTPAPPPLAPAPVPQQKTVAIKPSSQKRRQNNANINTNVVRLPSGLTLPLNVATSDVGGAHVVTETAAAPVKGKRGRKRQLAVAPPTHVPQPASPSPVAEQVEALVIETTADNIIQAGNNLLIVQSPGGNQPAMVQQVQYVQQKSDQQVVQIPSQALKVVQAASATLPPVPHKPTVTPSMHMSSQEPTQVLIKTASGEWQAVQIQETTVTTPTTPTSNPIPAVVSKKAQTGTRKERMLPKIAPAGGGLITLNAAQLASAAQAVQTININGVQVQGVPVTITNAGGQQHLTVQTVPGGGLQLGSVQTQTMQVEPTQTLALELQSQPGEKKRRMACTCPNCKDAEKRPGEVGKRKHICHIAGCEKTFRKTSLLRAHVRLHTGERPFVCSWVFCGKRFTRSDELQRHARTHTGDKRFECNKCQKRFMRSDHLTKHYKTHINTKNM, via the exons ATCAAAAGGACAGTATGGCCGCCACTGTCGCAGTCAGCCCAAGTGAATATCTTCAGCCCTCCAACAACACTTCTCAA GATTCTCAGCCCTCCCCACTGGCTCTTCTGGCAGCTACTTGCAGTAAAATTGGGCCCCCCGCTGCTCAAGCCCCCGTCAGCACACCACCGGCTCAGCCAACCACACGCCGTCTGCACCCCATCAAGCCCGCCCCTATTGCTCCGGCTCCACCCAAAAACCTTGGGTTCCTCTCTGCAAAAGGGAATGTTATCCAGCTGCCTGCAGGCCTTGGGTCCTCAGGAGCCAGCCCCATTGTTTTTACTATTCAAAGTCCTTCACGTCCAGCAGGCACATCCACTGCCAACATCCAGTACCAAATGATCCCTCAGTTCCAGGGGTCTCAGACCATTCAGATGGTGCCTCAGGGAGGACAGATCCAGATCATCCCCGGAACCAACCAGGCTATTATTACGTCACCTATGACCGTTCAGGCTTCCACACCTGCCCCGCCACCTTTGGCACCAGCACCGGTTCCCCAGCAGAAGACTGTAGCGATCAAGCCATCCTCGCAAAAGCGTCGGCAAAATAATGCCAATATAAATACCAACGTTGTACGACTTCCTAGCGGACTCACGCTGCCGCTCAATGTTGCCACGAGTGATGTGGGAGGAGCTCATGTTGTTACAGAGACTGCAGCGGCACCAGTGAAGGGCAAGAGGGGGAGGAAGAGACAATTGGCTGTGGCCCCGCCCACCCATGTCCCTCAACCAGCATCGCCGTCACCTGTGGCTGAGCAGGTTGAAGCGTTGGTAATAGAGACCACAGCTGACAATATAATTCAG GCAGGGAACAATCTCCTGATCGTACAGAGTCCAGGAGGGAATCAGCCTGCTATGGTGCAGCAGGTTCAGTATGTTCAGCAGAAATCGGATCAACAGGTTGTTCAGATTCCTTCACAGGCTCTAAAAGTGGTACAGGCTGCTTCTGCAACACTTCCCCCTGTACCACATAAACCCACCGTCACACCCAGTATGCATATGTCCTCCCAAGAACCCACACAG GTGCTAATTAAAACAGCCTCGGGTGAGTGGCAGGCTGTACAGATCCAGGAGACGACGGTTACCACGCCGACCACACCCACCAGCAACCCCATACCTGCAGTGGTCTCGAAGAAGGCTCAAACAGGGACACGGAAAGAGAGAATGCTCCCTAAGATTGCCCCGGCTGGAGGAGGTCTTATAACATTGAATGCAGCTCAGCTAGCTTCTGCTGCTCAGGCTGTTCAGACCATTAATATTAATGGTGTCCAGGTGCAGGGTGTTCCTGTGACTATCACCAACGCTGGGG GCCAGCAGCATCTGACAGTGCAGACAGTTCCAGGTGGTGGTCTACAGCTGGGAAGTGTTCAGACACAAACAATGCAGGTAGAGCCAACACAGACACTCGCACTGGAACTGCAGAGTCAGCCAGGGGAGAAGAAACGGCGCATGGCCTGCACCTGCCCAAACTGCAAAGATGCAGAAAAGAG GCCAGGGGAGGTGGGGAAGAGAAAACACATCTGCCACATTGCAGGCTGTGAAAAGACCTTCCGAAAGACCTCCCTGCTCCGAGCTCATGTCCGTCTTCACACGGGAGAAAGACCCTTCGTGTGCAGCTGGGTTTTTTGCGGAAAACGATTCACACGCAGCGATGAACTGCAGCGACACGCTAGGACACACACGG GAGACAAACGATTTGAGTGCAATAAGTGTCAGAAACGTTTCATGCGGAGTGACCACCTCACGAAGCATTACAAAACGCACATCAACACAAAGAACATGTGA